One genomic segment of Oncorhynchus masou masou isolate Uvic2021 chromosome 16, UVic_Omas_1.1, whole genome shotgun sequence includes these proteins:
- the LOC135557242 gene encoding transmembrane protein 121-like, which yields MVLPPPDKRHVCLTTIVIMTSMAFMDAYLVEQNQGPRKIGVCIIVLVGDICFLIVLRYVAVWVGAEVRTARRGYAMILWFLYIFVLEIKLYFIFQNCKADRKSLETVARKALTLLLSVCVPGLYLVLVALDSMEYVRTFRKKEDMRGRIFWVALDLLDLLDIQANLWEPQRTGLPIWAEGLMFFYCYVLLLTLPCVSLSEISTQGEHVSLQKMMLYPVLSLITINVVTILIRGVNMVLFQDSRVSTIFVGKNVVAIATKASTFLEYRRQVKEFPQPQNAMALELQQNSVGHGHTPHTSHSQPLANSTNLPHEPSPARHMET from the coding sequence ATGGTGTTGCCGCCCCCTGACAAACGCCACGTGTGCCTGACCACCATCGTCATCATGACCAGTATGGCCTTCATGGACGCCTACCTGGTGGAGCAGAACCAGGGGCCCAGGAAGATCGGCGTGTGCATCATTGTGCTGGTCGGGGACATCTGCTTCCTCATCGTGCTGCGCTACGTGGCCGTGTGGGTGGGCGCCGAGGTGCGCACGGCCCGCCGCGGCTACGCAATGATTCTCTGGTTCCTCTACATCTTTGTACTGGAGATCAAGCTCTACTTCATCTTCCAGAACTGCAAGGCCGATAGGAAGTCCCTGGAGACGGTGGCCCGGAAAGCCTTGACTCtgctactgtctgtgtgtgtcccggGGCTTTACTTGGTTCTAGTGGCTCTGGACAGCATGGAGTATGTAAGGACCTTCAGGAAGAAGGAGGACATGCGGGGGAGGATCTTCTGGGTGGCTCTAGATCTTCTGGATCTTCTGGACATCCAGGCCAACCTGTGGGAGCCTCAGCGGACCGGCCTGCCCATCTGGGCCGAGGGGCTGATGTTCTTCTACTGCTacgtcctcctcctcaccctgccCTGCGTCTCCCTCAGCGAGATCTCCACGCAAGGGGAACACGTGTCGCTCCAGAAGATGATGCTCTACCCTGTCCTCAGCCTGATTACCATCAACGTGGTCACTATCCTGATCCGCGGGGTCAACATGGTGCTGTTCCAGGACAGTAGAGTCTCCACCATCTTCGTCGGCAAGAACGTGGTGGCGATCGCCACGAAGGCATCCACCTTCCTGGAGTACCGGCGTCAAGTAAAGGAGTTCCCTCAACCACAGAACGCCATGGCGTTGGAGCTGCAGCAGAACTCTGTGGGCCACGGACATACACCCCACACGTCCCACTCGCAGCCTCTGGCCAACTCCACAAATCTTCCCCACGAACCCTCGCCAGCGCGACACATGGAAACATGA